The DNA window ACCTTGCGCTCCTCGGTGAAGTCGCCCTGCAGATGCCAGCACAGCAGCCGCTCCAGCAGGTTCTCCGAGGCCACAAACTCCAGGATGGGCCCCCGGGCCGCCTCCCCCCGCGGCCGGTCCTCCGCCAGCAAGTTCAGCATCTGGTAGGTGTTGTTGCGCACGGCGCTGAGGTCATCAGGTGCCGGCTTGCAGCCACGCCGCTCCAAGATGCGCAGGACCTGGAGGAGGGTGGGCATGGCAGCGGCGCTGAGTGCCAGGCAGAGGTGGGGTCCCCACTGCTGGCCCCCCATGTCCCCGGCTCACCTGGGACCAGTGGTTCTTGAAGACCATGAGGCAGGTCTCGGGGTCGGCCGTGACAGGGCTCTGTAGGCTGGCGCTGCGGGGGGCACGCTGCCCGGCCGCCCGCGGGTTCAGCTTGCTCAGCCAGCTCATCCTCTCCATCGGCAGGGTGAGGGACGGTCACGGGCAGAGGCGGGGCACCCCGTGGGCCAGGCCGGATCCaactgctgcctggcagcgccgCAGGGGCACGGAGGAGCAGGCGGGCCACGGGGCCCCTCTCTCCATGCTGCTGCCACCCcgggctgggctgcagggaaagcgGTGGCTCAGAGCCTGCCTGGTCCCGGGGGACACCCGGCGCTGCCAGGGCACTCGACCCCATGCCCAGGCAACAGGGTGTGAGAAGGAGGGCAGGCGGGCAGGCCGGGCCTGGCAGCAGATCCTGCCATGCGGTTGGGATGCACAGGATGGTTCTGGCTCCCCATCAACACCCCCATCCCAGCACAGGCCCCCCCGCACTGCCTCTGCTCCCCACGGCAATACGGCTGGAAAATGCACCAGCCCCGTCCTGCCCGCCCTGCCTGGGGGCAGCCGCCTGTTTGCCCACATTGCCCTCCACCAAACcctccccctggcccagcacccaGAGGTGCCAGCCGAGGAAGCTGgccccaccccaggacccccacgTTTATCTTGGCCAGGCCAGTgcagccacagccctgccagcgcAGCAGTGGGGTACGGCTCCCCGCTGAGGGCAGCCGGTGCCCTGGAGAAGCATTGCCCCGTGACACCCGggcagctgggagagcagcacCATGGGGCTGCCACGCCGCTCCAGAGCCAGAGCCGCTGGCACCTGTGGGTCAggcgctgcagggctgggtcaTGGCTGCCAGGGAAGAGGGTGAGGAGCCACTGCTGCCACGCTGGCCACGGGACCAGCAGGCAGAGAGCATGGAAGAGGAGTGGCACCGGGACAAGCAGCGACCACCCTGCCGGGCACCGCCAGCTCAGCTGCGGCCAACGGCACAGCAGGTCACTGCAGGAGGAGCAAGCCCGGCAGGGAGGCACCAGGGAAGCCCTTGAGGGCCGAGCAGCATTGGGACAGCACACAGCCAGCACGGTGCTGGCCCCAGGCCCCAGAGCTGAGGCCAGAGCAGCCACAGGGCTGTGGCACAACACCGCTGAGTGGGACAGGGACCGCCGCAGCAAGCCAAGCAGGAGGAGACACAGCACACGTGGAAGCAAAGTCGGTGCCAAGACCATCCCGCAGCCCCATGCTGGGCACAGCTCCCTGGGCAGGGGCCAGGGAGGGCAGCGGGACAGGTCGGGGCAGAGCAGCCGCGTCACCTACCTCAGTGAGCAGGGCCACGGGGCCGCAGCTCCCCAGTGGTGTGCCAGAGCCGGTGGCACCACCACACCCAGTGGCTTTGACCCACGAGGCACTGCCAGCCCCGTGCCGGCCCCAAAAGGTTGCGTGCCGCAAAAGGGGCTGGATGCTGGGGCCGCGGCACTGCCCCACAACTGACCCCAGACCCGGCGAGAGGAAGGAGTGCCGGAGCTGGGCCAGGGAAAAGGAAGGGTGAGCGTGCCGGGGCGGCACAGGCCGGGAGGGCTCTGGCTACTGGCCCTGCCTCCACACCCAGCTCTGCACTTTGAACCCGGGAGCCGGCCCAGCCCACGGCACCCGGCCCACGTGTGTGGGGAGCACCCAGCACTCAGCCAGGACAGCCGAGACAGCCACCCGCCCCTGTGCCCCAAACCCGGCGGGACCAATGGCCCAGCAGCATCCAGCCTGGGGGGCACAGGCCCCCCCCAACAACGGCAACAGGGGCCTGGCCCCAtagcagcccccagcacctggCTGCCGTGcacaggcagggaagggaagggaaggaatagAACGGAGGTGcccctggagctgctgcctggggaggggggaacgcTCGCAGACCCCTCACACCGAGCAGAGGTCCCCACTCAGCACCTTGCCCCCAACAGCAGTGTCTCAGTACCTGCCACTACCCCTGCCACCGCCGTGACACTGGGCTGTCCCCATCCCTTGGAGGTGGGATCCCTTGTCCCCACCCAGAGCTGCTGGCGGTCCTGCAGTGGGGGCAGGGCTTCACGCACCCACGCTAACACTGGCACCTCCCCTGGCCCACCCAGCCCAGCCAGGGGtctgctctcccagccccaccagcaccctGGCTTCATCCCACCCAGCTCCATCTCACCCAGCCCACGCTGATCCCGGCACATGCTCCCCACCCTGCAGCAAGGAAGCTGGGGAGGGCAGTGAGACCGTAGCAGCAGGCTGCCATCAAAACCAGAGCCTGTGGTGGCACCAGCCACCTCCACAGTGGAGGCCCCAGGGCCAGGGGGACACGGGCAGGACCTCCAGGCAGGAGCATCGTGGGAAGAGGCAGCGGGTCCTCAAAGCAAAATCCTCAGTGTCACAAACATGAGCTCGCCCAGCACAAGGGCCAACAGGCAGCACGGCACAAGGCAATGCTGCAAGTGGCACTGACCATGGCCGAGGCAGCACGTAGGACGGGGCTCCCACCAGCCCCAACACCACTGTCACCCTGGGGACGGGGGCAGCAGCAGCGTCGGCCTTTAAAAAGGCTGGGGAAAGCCCAtcctggcagctgcagcagcaccaatGGTGCACCCACAGACAGTGCGGCACGACACCACTGCCAGGGAGCCGGTGGGGATATTTATAGGGCCCTGCGACCCGGCAACCCGCCACCGCTCAGGCCCACCACAGCATGGGGATGGGCACAGAGCACCGTGCTGCCCTGGGAGCCGGCTGTCCACACCCACACCCTGCCAGGGTCCccagggagcctggggcaggggctggccccAGAGAAGCCATCACAGCCCCGCAGTACCCATCCCAGAGCTCCTGCACCAGCACGGGCCCCTGCCAACCCCCCTCAGCAACGTGTGGAAAGAGTGACAGTGCAGagagccagcagccccagctgcctaGCCCTGCCAGAAATAACCTCCTCGGGCAGCCGGGCAGCATGCGCCATGGGGACAGCCAGAGCGGAGCCGGGTGCCACGCATGCCGAGCACAGCAGGCATGCCGGAGCGTGCCGGGACAGGGGGGCAGGCGCAGAGCCCTCCCTCAAGATGGCAGCCTGGCGCAGGGGATGTAGCCAGGAGCAGCCAGCATGTGTGGCCCCTGTGCTGGGACGGGGCATGGCTCTGGCCTCCACTCTGCCACTAGACCAGGAGCAGCCCTGCACCGCGCAGCCCCACGGCACAGTGAGTCACCGCGGCCCCgccagcagcacacacacacgGGTCTCGGCAAGGACCAGCAAGAAGCTGGTACGAGGCACATCACAAGGAGAAGGTGGCCCATCCCTGGGACACAGCCCCACGACAGAAGGGAAACGAAAGCGGCcattaaagaaaacccaaaccgCAAGAGGCAGAAAGAGGGAAGTCgatggcagcagggctggaggagggacAGCTGAAAGCCAacatgggcagggcagggcccagCACCTTTCTCAAAGCATGTTAATGAGGGGGACGAACCCCCGGGCAGCTGAACACAGCAGTGCTGGCGCAAGGCGCACACCCCTCCTGTTGTTCAGGCACTGGCCAGGCGTATTTATACCACGGCACGACTGGCATCCTGTTCCCACGTGGATGAGGTCTGACTGCAGTTGCTAAAGTTAGACGTCGCCAAAGGCCAGCATGCCGGGGCAAGCCCCCGGCAGGCACACTGGCACCTGTGGCCCCAGGCCAGGCTGCAGTCAGACTGCCCAGCACCGTGTCACCATATGAGCCCCTCGCAGAGGCGGTGAAGTGGGGCAGGGGAAaagccagagcagagcaaagcaaTCACCGAGATGGGGATAGGAAGCCAAAGCCCAGTGGCACCCACAGGATGTCACACACCAGGAGACAGCCACAGCCATGCAGCAGGCGTGAGGGCGGGCAGCCCCATGGCTGGGCTGGCAAGGGGCTCGTCTGCCACATGATGGCCCCGAGGGCCTGGACTTGCCAGCTCCGTCCTGGCACCTGCTCCCTCCTCACCCCGGGCCTCAGCTCCCTGCTGCACACAGAGGGGACCCAGCCACCAGTCAAGACCTGCCAGGGTACGGCACGGTGCCGCCAAGCCCGCTGACGCATCAGGAGCCCATCTTTCGCCCACCAGCACCAGCTTCCCAGGCCACTCTGCAGTGAAGTGTCCTGACGGGCAGCAGATGTCCGGTGGCCAGAGACATGGGGAGGCAGCCAGGGTGCCGCCACACCGAGGGCAGAGATGCCAGGGGCACAGCCGCCCACCTCAACCTGGGACCCGCACACCAGAGACCAAGCAGAGCACCCTGCCTTTGCCAAGGCCTGGTGAGGGCCACACACCCAGGGAGCCACCAAGCACAGAGCCCACTGCCAGGGTCCGGCTGCCCCCTGACacctgcagggacagggacaaaGCCCAACGCAGGCAGAGAGGAACAAGGGACTCCCAGAGGCTCCCAGGAGCGGCAGACAAGGAGccggcagccccaggcagagaggtgccagctgctcccaggggaggcttttcagtccaCCCCTGTGCCCGGTGGGCACCAGACCCTTCCTCTGCACCCCAGGAAGTGAGAGCATGGTGCAGGGCTGCTGTTGCTCCCAGCCAGGCCAAAGGCCACCCCACAATGAGCTGCCTGCACCCGCCACCACACCAGAGGCACCAGGCCGGCAACCCCGCCACCTCTCGCTGCCGGACGGAGGCATCCCACCCAAAATCACTTGTCCTGGGGCAGAggccggcggcagcagcagcggcaagCAGGAGCCTGAGAGCCGGGCGCTTCCCTGGGGTCAGCGCTGGCCGAGTGCGGCCAGCCACCacggggccccgcagccccctcgaGGGCAGAGACCCCCACCGGGTCACCACATCCCAGTGCCAGCCGGGCGTCCCAGCCTCGGTGCCCAGCGCCTCCACCCCGGGCTCCCCCAGCGCTGCGGGTGGTGCTGCCCACCCcgggcagcccccccggccctccGCCCAGGGGTCACGGCgggaccgggacccccccccagccccagggagctccctgccctgcccgaGGCAGGGCCGCCTACCTGGAGTCAAGGTCGCGGCTGGTCCCGTCCCATCAGCGCCGAacctggggaggagagaggaggcgTCGGACGCGGGGCCGAGCTCCCCCCGAGCCGGCCGCGGACAGGGCCGACCCCCGATCTGCCGGCCCCTCCGCACCCACGGCAGcgaggcccggcccaggccccggccccggcccggccgctcccCGCCACGGCTCACGGCACCCACGCACCCCCGGGGAGCGGGGCACCCACGCACCCCCGGGGAGCGGGGCACCCCCGCGGACGCCGCCCCTCCCGGCCAGGCCCCCCCGACCCCCGCACGGGGACACCCGGCGGCCGGGCAGCCCCACACGGCCAAGGGCAGGCGGCGGCCCGGGCGCCCCGTTACAGCCGGCAGAAGGGCGCCCGCCGGgccgggcacggcacggcacggcacggcacggccccgcCGGGCCTTTGCGGCGGgcggtcccccccccccttctctctctctctctctctctccccctccctccctccttccttccctcccgccCGTTCCCGCCGCCCCCGACGCTCACCGGCCGCCCCCGCTGCGGGCCCCGCGcgcccgccgccatcttcccgCCGCCGCCCGACGCACCGGCCGCGCAGgccccgcccgcggccccgcccgccgcgccccacagccccgccccgcccgccttGATAGGCGGGGCCTGACAGctgggggccgggcggggccgggcgttCCGGAGCGCTCATTGGCTGCGCCGCGCCTGGGGCGGGgcccgggggcggggcctggAGTAGGGTGGGGCCAGGCGGGCAGAGGGGCGCTGCGGGGGCGGGCTCGGCCGCGCGGGAACCAGGCAGCCCCCGCACCGGGTAATACCCCCCTGCACCGGGCACTGCCTGCACCGGATAACCCCCCCTTCCCTGCACCGGGCACCGCTCTAGCACGGTGCGCCAGTTACCCGGAACTGCCACCGCATCTTGCAGAGGTTACTGCCTGGCACCGACCATCGGGCACCAGAGCCTGCCCCTGGGCCCCAGGCAGGGAGCCGCGGGTACCAGCACTGGGGCAGTCCCCGGGCCCTGCCCTTGTACCGAGAAACGGGCATTCCCCGGGCAGCAGGCACAGGGCACAGTCACGGCCCCAGGTGCCGCAGAAGCACCGGGCACCAGCCACTGCCCGGTTATGGGCAACCTGGCCGCATGAGGCACCATGACCCTGCTGTGCCCACCTGCACCGGGGGACCCCCTGTACCGGGCACTGGGCACCATCCCTGGCACTCTGCAGGCTGCCCCTGGCCCCACTCCCACCTTCCCGTGGGCACGGTGCCCCCAGCAGCACCCGCACCTGACCGtgacctgcagctcctgctgcccggGGCCCTGGGACATCCGCTCTGGCACGTGTCCTTGCCCTGCAGACCCAGGGCCAGCTCTCCCAGCACCACCTCCACGGGTGATCCAGGGTGCCCCCCAGCACACGCCGGCCCGGTGCTGGCACCCAGCCCCTGTGTCCATCTGGCCCTGCCACCCCCCATGGTCCTAGAGCTGGAGCCTGCACCCCTGCCCAGAGCACCCCTGACCCCAGCACTGGTAGTTTTGCAGAGGCCACGTGTGCCCCCTGCTCATTAGCAGCACGGCTGGGATCCAGTTCGTTCCATCTGCGCCCAAACTCGGCCCAGGGGCTTCCACACCACCCCATGGCACATCCCCGCTCCGGTCTGCCACAGCCCTTGGCCCCCGGTCCAGCAGAGCCAGATGATGGCTCTGCTGCCCCAGCACGCCCAGCATGGCTGGAGACACGGCTGTCTGCAGCCCTGGTGTCCCAGTGGGCCGGTGAGTGCCCTGGGGAGCCCCATGTTGCCAGGATGCGCCCGGCGCTGGTGGAGTCACACAGCTGAATCCTGCCGAGGGACCGTGCTCAGTGCCGTGGCTGGGCTGCAGCACCCACTGGGTGCTGGACGACAGGTGCAGGACCCTCACCGGCGCCCGCAGTGCAGGATGCACAGACTCAGCTCCGTGCTGTCCCACCGCTGGGTTTGGCCCCAGCCACACGGCACGACCGGGCTCATCGCCACAGCCAAGCCTGGCACCAGCACTGGACATGCCTGGGGGTGAGCAGGGCACGGCTGCCCACCATGGGGACCGGAGTGGGAGCACGTGGCGGGGACACCCCTCAGTGCCACAGGATCTGCGGGTGTGGAGCACCCTATGCCATGATGAGGGGCTGGCTGAGCCAaggagctgccagcagcagcgGGCCacagtgcagggctggggggggcgcaGCCTGGCTGGGTGGGGGGACGCAGCCagccggggatggggcagccctGAGGTCCCTCTGCCTCCCCCGGCAGCACCGCCACCCCCCGAAGCTGGACCCTGGACCCCTCTGGAGATTGGTACTACTGTTGGATCACCATCATGGTGCTGCCCGTCCTCTACAACTGGATCGTCCTCATCTGCAGGTGCCTGGGAGGGCACAGGGCAGGTGCTGCTGCCAAAGGCCCCCAGCACCTGTGGCGGGGTGGGGGCACAGGGCATCCTGGCACTCATCAGCACCATCTGAGCCCCAGTGACACCGCCTGCACCACCAGGTCCTGCTTCCCCGACCTGCAGGAGCAGCACATAGTGCTGTGGCTAAGCCTGGACTACCTCTGCGACGCACTCTACCTGCTGGACATCGCCGTGCACCTCCACACCGGTCGGTGCCTGCGCCCCGGCatgccccagcccccccaccctggccccacTGCCTGCCCCACGCCTCCTCCACACCTGGCTGCAATTGCACATGCAAATGCACACTCACCTGTGTGCACAGACGTGTTTGTGTGCACTCACAGCTATGTGCAAACAGCCATGCATCACGTGCACATGTATGTGCATGCCCATGTGTACATGAACGCACACAACACGTATGCAGCAATCCACACTTCAGGCCATCgggtgcacacacacgcacacccccccacacacacacaccctgggCACGGCTGTCACCCCATCAGCCAGCCCAGTAAGGGGGGGGGTGGGCCTGGGTGGGTGCTctggggtcccagcacccaccgCTGAGACCCTCAGCCCCACGGGCAGCCCAGGCAGCACAGGAGACCCCCAGCCCACAGCAACGTCCCACGGGATGCCTGTCCTGGGTCCCTGCCAGGAGAACCAGGCCCAGggacccctctgtgccctgcagtGGGCACCCACCTGGTCTTCCACCACTAACCTCCTCCCAGCACAGGGAAACCCTGGGCACCCTGAGCCCGTCACCCCTcacttcagccccccccccccccgcttgaTGGGAGACCCCCCAGTGCCAGCATGCCCCCACCAAGGAGCCCCGGCAGTGATCCGGGTCCTGACCCGCTGCCACCCCCAGGTTTCCTGGAGGATGGCATCCTGGTGCGGGACCATGGCCGGATCCGGCAGCGCTACCTGAGCTCCCCATCCTTCCCCTGGGACGTTGCTGCGGTGCTGCCCACCGACCTGCTCTACCTGCGCCTGGGGCCGGGGGTGCCGGCGGTGCGTGCCAACCGCTGCCTGCGGGTGCCGCGGCTCTTCGAGGCCTTTGACCACTGGGAGACGCGCACAGGCCACCCCAATGCCTTCCGTGTCGCCAAGCTGATGCTTTACGTCTTCATCACTATCCACTGGCACAGCTGCCTCTACTTCGCCCTCTCAtcctggctggggctgggcactGACGCCTGGGTCTGCCCCAACGCCAGCCGCCCTGGCTTTGCCCACCCACTGCGGCAGTACCTCCACAGCTTCTACTTCTCCACCCTCATCCTCGCCACCGTGGGTGACACACCAGAGCCCCAGCGCGAGGAGGAGTTCCTCTTCGTTACCGCCGGCTTCCTTCTGGCTGTGCTGGGCTTCGCCACCATCACGGGCAGCATCAGCTCTGTCATCTCCAACAGGAACGCAGCCGATGCCGCCTTCTACCCTGACCCCGAGCCGGTGCGACACTACCTGCGGGCGCAGGGCGTGGGCAGGCGGCTGTCGCGGCGGGTGGCTGACTGGCACCAGCACCTGCGGGCGCAGCGGAAGCTGCCGGCGGAGCGGTCAGTGCTGCGGCACCTGCCATGGGGGCTGCGGGCCGACGTGGCAGCCAGCGTCCACCTGCCGGCCCTGCGCCGCGTCGGTCTCTTCCAGAGCTGGGAGCACGGcgtgctgcagcagctggtgctgcGGCTGCAGCCCCAGGTCTTCGGCCCCGGCGAGTTTGTCTGCCGCAGGGGCGACGTGGGACGTGAAATGTACTTCATCCGCGAGGGGCGGCTAGCCGTGGTGGCGGAGGACGGCATCACGCAGCTTGCCATCCTGGGCGAGGGGCTCTACTTTGGAGAGATCAGCCTCATCAATATCAAAGGTGAGCCCCCTGCTGCACCCCACTGCAgtcccctggcccccccccccggcctcactgcagcccccacctccccagggaaCACCTCGGGGAACCGGCGCACAGCCAACATCATGAGCATCGGCTACTCGGACCTCTTCTGCCTCTCCAAGGAGGAcctggcagaggtgctggttgagTTCCCCAGCGCCcgggccatgatggaggccaaggGCCGTGAGCTCCTGCTGCGCATGGGCAAGCTGGACGTGCATGCCGAGGCagtggcagcggcggcggcagaggAGGCCAAGCAGCGGGTGCAGGCGCTGGAGACGGCCCTGGAGGGGCTGCAGACCCAGGCGGCCCGGCTGCTGGCTCAGCTGGAGTCCAGTGCCTTCAAGCTGGCACTGCGCATCGAGCGCCTCGAgtgccggccccggcggcggcagcctGCTGGGGGAGCAGGTCCTGCCAGGGCAGAGGGTCCCACCATGGCACAGAATCCCAATGGGGCACAGGGTCCCACCAGAGTGCGGGGTCGCAGCAGGGTGCAGGGTCCCACAATGCCAGGGGGTCCTGCCCGGGGACCAGATCCTGCTGGGGGATGGGGTCCCACTGTGGCACACGGTGGCAGTGGGGTGCAGGGTCCCCCCAGGGTACAGGGTCCCCCCACGGCACGGGGTCCCCCCAGGGTGCGGGGTGCGAGGGCGACAGGCCCCCAGCGATGAGCGTTACCTGGGGGCAGCCTGTGGcctgcccggggcgggcgggggggggacgacagcagcaacaacagctgcTGGGTGACGACAACCATTGCTGGGTAACCGTGACAACCGTTGCTGGGTAACGACGAGTTGTTCAGGAACCAGCACAGAGCCGTaacggggaccgggaccgggaccgggacggggacggggatggggcgGGACACGGAGGAGGGCAgcggcaggggcagggctgggcgccgggctgtgccggggcgggggcggcccggggTGCCGGGGGGTCCCGGAAAAGCGGCGGCGGGAACCGGGCGGGGGCCcggagcggggcggcccgggCTTGGGGACGAGCCGGGCCCGGTCCGGGGGCAGCTCgggtcccccagccccgccgtgctGTCCCCAGGGGCACCCACAGCCAGCAGCCACGGGCGCCCGCACCGCCGCCCGGTGACCGCCGCCACGGTGACAGCCGCCCGgtgaccgccgccgccgcccggtgcCCCAGGAGCGCTCCAGGGCGCGGCCCTGCGGACGCCCCCGGCGACCACCGGGCGAGGCCCCCTCCCCGAACCCCCTGAACCCGCCCGGGGCCCCGCCGGCTCTGGCTCCGGCTGCAGCCCGGTCCCAGCGCCCCCgcgccccccctgccccgctcccgcTGTCCCCGGCGCCCACCGCCCTgcgccccccgccagccccgtcccccgcacacccccaccccgcaaactcccctgcctccccccacgtccccccgctccccgccgccgcccccccccccccccgggctccccccgccgccccccccgcccccggccccggcccgccccgcgccgGGCGCCGCCCCCGCTCACTCTCCCGGCGGCtccggagcggagcggagcggagccgagcgtcCTCCCGGTGtcgccgccggggcgggcgcgATGGTCGCGGGGCGGCTCTGACGGCGGCTCCGCCGGCGCCATGGACCCGCGGCGCCTCAACGAGTcgctgcaggagctgctctgccGCCCCGGGAACGGCTCCGGCTCCGCCACCGGCTCCGCCACCGGCACCGGCTCTGCCGGGAACGGCTCCGCCTGCGACCTcctccgcaggggcttccgcgggcCCCCGGCGCCCAAAGGTGAGAccgggaggggacgggagggACCCCCCCGCTGTCCCGCCGTGcacaccgcccgcccgccccggttCGCCCCGCCGTGCCTCCCGGTGCACCCCGGTGCAGCCCGCCGTGACTCCCGGTGCACCCGCCTGCCCGACGCACCCCGGTGCCCCGCATCCGCCTGCCCGGTCCATCCCGGCGCACCCCACCCGCCTGCCCGCCGCACCCCGGTTCATCCCGCCGTGTGCCCCGGTGCTCCCTGCCTGCGTGCGCGGTGCAGCCCACAGCACCCGCCGTGCCCCCCGTGCGTCCTCGGCACGCCACACCGGGCCCGGCACGCCCCGCCGGCCGCTGTCCCCAGCCTCAGCCCTGGTCCCCGGTCCACCGGTCCCAGTGCCGGCTCCTGGGGCAGCATGGCAGGGGCTGCCCGGGGTCCAAGCTGGGCTCGGCCCAGGGGGCAGTGGGAAGGTGGAGGGGACCCCAGCAGGGGCACAGCCACTGcccacctgccccaccaccgggGGCCAGGACCCCCGGGCCCACTCCACCGTGCCCAGCCGGGGCTCCGCGGGCAGTGGGATGCAGTGCCAGCACAGGCTGTTGTTCGGTTCCGGGCATGAACAGCTCCAGTCACATCCCAGGGCGGCCGGGGGAGCGGGAGGCTCGGGCATCCAGCTCCCTCTGCACCGGGAGGGCAGAGGCCCaggggcagctgcaggcagccacaTCCTGCCAGCATGGCTGAGGGCTCAGCCCTGGGGTACGGACAGGACAGGGGCAGCACCGCAGGGTGCTCCGGCGCTGGAACCCAGCCCAGGCAGTGGGATGTCCATGGAGCCgagctggggagcagccaggGCATCCCGGCCCCACATCTGCTGTGGTCACATCCACATGGAGGGAACCCGGGTGCCCGGCTCCCAGCTCCCCACCGAGCCTGCTGGACACGGCTGGAGGTGGAGCCCAGGTGCCTGCACCGTGCTCGGCCACGCTGCCCGCCTGCGTCAGGATGCCTGCAGGCTGCCGGGGGGGACATCTCGGCCACGCTGCCCTCCCCTGCTGGGGTGCCACCAGGGTGTCTGCATGGCAGCCCGTGACCCTGCCGCCCGCAGACCTGGACCTGACAGTGCGTGTCCTGCTGTACACGCTGATCTTTGTGCTGAGCGTCTGCGGGAACGCCCTGGTCGTGGCTGTGCTGCTCCTGAACCGCCGCCTGCGCACCGTCACCAACTCCTTCCTGCTCTCCCTGGCGCTCAGCGACCTGATGCTGGCAATCTGCTGCATGCCCTTCACGCTCATCCCCAACCTCATGGGCACCTTCGTCTTCGGAGAGGCCGTCTGCAAGCTCATGGCCTACCTCATGGGTACGAGGGGGTGGCAGGCgggggctgggagagggctgAGCCCCTGCGTGCCACTCCACACGCTGTGGACGCTGACCCTTGCTGCCTGCAGGCATCTCCGTCTCGGTCTCCACCTTCAGCCTGGTGGCCATCGCCATCGAGCGGTATAGTGCCATCTGCAACCCGCTGCAGTCCCGCGTCTGGCAGACGCGGTCGCACGCCTACCGGGTCATCGCCAGCACCTGGTTCTCCTCGGCGCTGCTCATGTTGCCGTATGCCGTCTACAGCACCACACACACCATGTCCACCCATGGCACCCGCCCATCCATCAGCCAGTGCACCCACAAGTGGCCCAGCGAGGAAGTCCGGCAGGCCTGGTGAGTCAACCCCAGGACCCTCatccacccccagcaccccagcacaAAGCACAATGTGGTCCAGccaccagccccactgctgcGGCCGGGCTGGCGAGGGGCCACTGAGCGACTGGTGCCACATCTTCCAGGTATGTCCTGCTGCTCCTCATCCTCTTCTTCATCCCGGGCGTGGTGATGATTGTGGCTTATGGGCTTATCTCCCGCGAGCTATACCGAGGCATCCGCTTCGAGCTGGACATCAAGGGGGAGGCTGCA is part of the Accipiter gentilis chromosome 19, bAccGen1.1, whole genome shotgun sequence genome and encodes:
- the CNGA4 gene encoding cyclic nucleotide-gated cation channel alpha-4, which encodes MSCLHPPPHQRHQAGNPATSRCRTEASHPKSLVLGQRPAAAAAASRSLRAGRFPGVSAGRVRPATTGPRSPLEGRDPHRVTTSQCQPGVPASVPSASTPGSPSAAGGAAHPGQPPRPSAQGSRRDRDPPPAPGSSLPCPRQGRLPGVKVAAGPVPSAPNLGRREEASDAGPSSPRAGRGQGRPPICRPLRTHGSEARPRPRPRPGRSPPRLTAPTHPRGAGHPRTPGERGTPADAAPPGQAPPTPARGHPAAGQPHTAKGRRRPGRPVTAGRRAPAGPGTARTATPRSWTLDPSGDWYYCWITIMVLPVLYNWIVLICRSCFPDLQEQHIVLWLSLDYLCDALYLLDIAVHLHTGFLEDGILVRDHGRIRQRYLSSPSFPWDVAAVLPTDLLYLRLGPGVPAVRANRCLRVPRLFEAFDHWETRTGHPNAFRVAKLMLYVFITIHWHSCLYFALSSWLGLGTDAWVCPNASRPGFAHPLRQYLHSFYFSTLILATVGDTPEPQREEEFLFVTAGFLLAVLGFATITGSISSVISNRNAADAAFYPDPEPVRHYLRAQGVGRRLSRRVADWHQHLRAQRKLPAERSVLRHLPWGLRADVAASVHLPALRRVGLFQSWEHGVLQQLVLRLQPQVFGPGEFVCRRGDVGREMYFIREGRLAVVAEDGITQLAILGEGLYFGEISLINIKGNTSGNRRTANIMSIGYSDLFCLSKEDLAEVLVEFPSARAMMEAKGRELLLRMGKLDVHAEAVAAAAAEEAKQRVQALETALEGLQTQAARLLAQLESSAFKLALRIERLECRPRRRQPAGGAGPARAEGPTMAQNPNGAQGPTRVRGRSRGAGCEGDRPPAMSVTWGQPVACPGRAGGGRQQQQQLLGDDNHCWVTVTTVAGGTHSQQPRAPAPPPGDRRHGDSRPVTAAAARCPRSAPGRGPADAPGDHRARPPPRTP
- the CCKBR gene encoding gastrin/cholecystokinin type B receptor; amino-acid sequence: MDPRRLNESLQELLCRPGNGSGSATGSATGTGSAGNGSACDLLRRGFRGPPAPKDLDLTVRVLLYTLIFVLSVCGNALVVAVLLLNRRLRTVTNSFLLSLALSDLMLAICCMPFTLIPNLMGTFVFGEAVCKLMAYLMGISVSVSTFSLVAIAIERYSAICNPLQSRVWQTRSHAYRVIASTWFSSALLMLPYAVYSTTHTMSTHGTRPSISQCTHKWPSEEVRQAWYVLLLLILFFIPGVVMIVAYGLISRELYRGIRFELDIKGEAAAQRNGSREPAPACDEGDGCYLQLSRPGGALELRALGAAGAQQDRARINSSEAKLVAKRRVIRMLVVIVAMFFLCWLPVFTANTWRAFAPQAAQRALSGTPISFIHLLSYTSACTNPLIYCFMNRRFRKAFLATCAGCRRACPRRPLEEEVANANASLSKFSYTTVSSLGPP